In Lineus longissimus chromosome 9, tnLinLong1.2, whole genome shotgun sequence, one genomic interval encodes:
- the LOC135493869 gene encoding rab proteins geranylgeranyltransferase component A 2-like — protein sequence MADDLPTDYDVIVLGTGLSESILAAAFARIGLKVLHLDRYEYYSGDWASFTFDCLQKWIENVHSTHESAVRDDSDLLKDGESFIGLEPYSNTITNVEQSWFIRESLPVELDTEAPGSVQDDGTTDSGSGVGTEGSPEEKPADKEKGVAVGDVSPLPAPEAKDVISEVVSKEWTAEKIRGSSRKFNIDLSPKLLYCRGSLVELLISSDIAKYCEFKVISRVLTWMNEKLEPVPCSRADVFATKAVSMIEKRVLMKYLQFSLDYESHPGEYQGFEDRPFSEFLKSRKMSANVQHYVIHAIAMVSEDTPTLEALKATHKFLMSLGRYGNTAFLWPMYGSGELPQSFCRMCAVFGGVYYLRRPIEQLVINEDKKAVGVVSAGRRLNANYVVMDASFASSQLAPGITSSRCVSRAIYLTNKSILDCGKDELTLLRLPSTPDSPEPITVIELTQSACACPDNMLLVHMTCIGSGDPKKDFKRAEDKLFKPTDSSDEDDERPKVLWSLYFSRQDSTHCDLSTGDVSNVFITTSPDETLHFEKAVTQTKPIFDKICPDEEFLPKAPNPEDIIFEGGEGQAQDAGFGAQGDAAVDDKKEGGAPEGVTKDAVVDGETELDDSQPVDSVADTAVAEAESGILVESNTEIDDSVTVETDELK from the exons atggcggacgaTCTACCCACGGACTATGATGTTATTGTGCTTGGAACAG GGTTAAGTGAAAGTATCTTGGCTGCTGCTTTTGCCAGGATTGGCTTGAAAGTTCTTCATTTAGATAG ATATGAATACTACAGTGGCGATTGGGCTTCATTCACTTTTGATTGCCTCCAGAAGTGGATAGAAAATGTCCACAGTACTCATGAGTCAGCAGTCAGGGATGACTCGGACCTGCTGAAAGATGGTGAATCGTTTATTGGACTTGAGCCATATTCCAATACAATCACTAATGTGGAACAGTCATGGTTTATCAG AGAGAGCTTGCCTGTTGAACTGGACACCGAAGCCCCTGGCTCTGTCCAAGATGATGGAACTACTGACAGTGGATCTGGCGTTGGTACAGAGGGCAGTCCTGAGGAGAAGCCCGCTGATAAAGAAAAAGGTGTTGCAGTGGGTGATGTCTCCCCTCTGCCTGCTCCAGAGGCAAAGGATGTCATCAGTGAAGTTGTGTCCAAAGAATGGACAGCAGAGAAGATCAGAGGTTCCTCGAGAAAGTTCAATATTGACTTGTCTCCAAAG CTACTCTATTGCCGGGGCTCGCTTGTGGAGTTGTTAATTTCTTCCGACATTGCCAAATATTGTGAATTCAAAGTGATATCGAGGGTGCTAACGTGGATGAACGAGAAACTTGAACCGGTTCCCTGTTCAAGAGCGGATGTGTTTGCAACGAAGGCTGTCTCCATGATTGAAAAAAGGGTGCTGATGAAATATCTTCAGTTCAGTTTGGACTATGAAAGCCACCCAGGAGAGTACCAGG GTTTTGAAGATCGGCCATTTAGTGAGTTCCTTAAGTCGAGGAAGATGTCTGCTAACGTTCAACATTATGTTATACATGCCATTGCCATGGTTTCAGAAGACACACCCACTTTGGAG GCCCTAAAAGCGACGCACAAATTCCTGATGTCTCTCGGGCGCTATGGTAACACTGCATTCCTTTGGCCAATGTATGGTAGCGGTGAGCTACCCCAGAGTTTTTGCCGAATGTGCGCTGTGTTTGGCGGCGTGTATTACTTGAGGAGACCAATAGAACAACTCGTCATCAATGAGGACAAGAA GGCTGTTGGCGTTGTTTCGGCTGGCCGGCGATTGAATGCCAACTACGTGGTGATGGATGCAAGCTTTGCCAGTAGTCAGTTGGCGCCTGGTATTACGTCAAGCAG GTGTGTGTCAAGGGCCATATACCTCACCAACAAGAGTATTCTAGATTGTGGTAAAGATGAG CTGACCCTTCTTCGACTTCCATCGACCCCTGATAGTCCAGAGCCCATCACTGTGATAGAACTCACTCAGTCTGCCTGTGCTTGCCCTGATAACATGC TACTGGTACACATGACATGCATCGGCAGTGGGGACCCCAAGAAAGATTTCAAACGGGCAGAAGACAAGCTGTTCAAGCCAACTGACTCCAGCGACGAGGATGACGAGAGGCCAAAAGTCCTGTGGTCGTTGTACTTCAGTCGACAAGATTCCACCCACTGTGACTTGAGCACGGGCGATGTCAGTAATGTGTTTATCACGACCAGTCCTGATGAGACTCTGCATTTTGAAAAGGCAGTAACACAG ACCAAGCCAATCTTTGACAAGATATGCCCAGATGAGGAGTTCCTGCCAAAAGCCCCAAACCCGGAAGACATCATATTCGAGGGAGGCGAAGGGCAGGCGCAAGATGCTGGGTTTGGTGCCCAGGGAGATGCAGCTGTTGATGACAAGAAAGAGGGAGGGGCTCCTGAAGGGGTAACAAAGGATGCGGTTGTTGATGGTGAGACGGAACTTGATGATAGTCAACCAGTAGACTCCGTGGCTGATACAGCAGTTGCTGAAGCTGAGTCGGGCATTCTCGTGGAAAGTAATACTGAAATCGATGATTCAGTTACTGTGGAGACTGATGAACTGAAATAG